In Miscanthus floridulus cultivar M001 chromosome 8, ASM1932011v1, whole genome shotgun sequence, the sequence ggGAGCTCACCGCCCTCAAGGTGGAGGTCGACGAAGGAGCACCCGATGCAAAGAAGTCGACCAGGTCATTCGAATCGgccgagggctccaaggaggtcctcatagatccaaGTAGCTCtaagggtaaaatggtacgcattggtaccacgctctccgccaaataggaaagcgcgctcgtcgacttcctccgcaacaacaaagacatctttgcatggaaaccctcggatatgctaggcattccgagggaggttgtcgagcataccttgaaaatccatccaggctccaagccggtgaagcaacgcctgcgccgcttcgatgaggaaaagtgcagggccatcggtgaggagatagcaaaattgttggccaccgaattcatcagggaagtacaccacctagagtggttagccaatcctgtccttgtacaaaagaagagcgggaaatggaggatgtgtgttgacaatatgggcctcaacaaggcatgcccaaaggatccatttcctttgccatgcatagaccaaatagtcgactctacctcaaggtgcgaaaccctctgcttccttgatgcatacttcggctaccatcaaatcacgatgaaagagtccgaccaactcgtgacatctttcatcacccccttcggatcattcggCTATGTTTCAATgatgttcggtctaaagaacgctggggcaacataACAACGATGTATACTTAGAtgtttcagggacctcatcgggtggaccgttgacGCCTACGTTGaggacatcgtagttaagtccaaacgggctgaccacctcattgccgatcttgagcaaacctttgcgaaactccaggcgaatggcatcaaactcaatcccaagaaatgtgttttcggggtcccaaggggtatgctacccggcttcatcatcttcgagcgtggcatcgaagccaacccaaagaaaatctcagccatcacaaagatgggcctgattcagaacataaagggggttcagtgaatcatagggtgcctcgccaccctcagccgattcatcacgcgcctcggcgaatgaggactccccctttatcggctcctaaagaaagccgaccgcttcaagtggacatccggggcctaggaggcacttgacatggtcaaactacttctcaCAAAGccctcgatcctagttcctccgagcgacggagaatccctcctactatacatagcggccaccacacaagtggtcagcgccgctctGGTACTAGAAcgggaggaagaagggcatgccctcaaagtccagtgccctgtgtacttcatcagcgaggtactatctgactccaaaacttctactcccaaatctagaagctcctttacaccatcctcatcaccaagaggaagctgcaccactacttcgagtcacatcccatGACGattgtgacatcgttccccctcggcgaggtcatccagagccaggatgccacaggaagaactgcaaaatgggcacttgagctgatggatcaaggcatcacatatgcctcccaaacggcgatcaaatcccaggtattagctgacttcatcgccgaatggaccgaggtccaaacaccacaggcagtcatcgatcaagagtactagatgatgtactttgatggatcgttgatgaaaaagggcgccggcgcggggctggtcttcatatcacccctcggggtccacatgaggtacatggtttggctacatttcccctcatcaaataatgtggccgaatatgaagcactcatcaatggcctacgcatcaccattgagttgggcatctgatgcctcgacattcgaggtgactctcagctggtcgttaactaagtcatgaaggagtcaagctaccatgacgCCAAGATAACTACGTACTACcgagaagtccgatggctggaggacaagtttgatggcctcgaactcaatcacatcccaaggtgcctcaatgaggcggccgacgcacTTGTGAAGGCGGCATCTAGTCGACAGCCGGTGCCGAtgggcgtcttcgccagcgaccaacacaaacccttggtgcgctacgaagggtcagaacggatcgacgatggcccatctgatctagcCCTGGGGGCTGACCAACTGACCGCTCTGCCTGGCCCTGgtgtcatggagctcgaagaggaaCCAGCAACAAAGCCTGACCCTTTGGGCgattggagaacactctacctcgactacctcctctatgacACGCTACCAacggacaagatggaggctcaaTGGCTCGCACATcacgccaaatccttcgttcttgtataGGCTGAACTCTACAAAAGGAGCCACACCGGGATCATGTAGCTCTGTATTCCtgtcgaacaggggaagcttctgctaagcgatatccacggtggcgtctgcggtcaccatgccacgcctagaaccttggttgggaacgcattctgacagggcttctactggcccactgtagtagccgacgccgagtaAATCGTACGCTcatgtgaaggatgctagtactatgctcagcaaactcacctcctggcccaggcactccagatgatccccatcacatggcacTTCGCGGTCTAGGGtctcgatctggttgggcctctcaaaaaggcgcccgagggctacacccacttgcttgtcaccatagacaagttcacagaatggatcgaagctcagctgatctccacgatcaagtccgagcaagttgtgatgttcttcctcgacatcatccatcgctttggagtaccgaactccatcatcacagataacGGCACACAATTCACCGacaagaaattcattcgattctacagtgaacaacacatccgagtcgATTGGGCTGCCGTCACGCGCCCccgaacgaatgggcaggtcgagcacgcaaacggcatgctcctacagggcctcaaacccaggatcttcaactgattgaacaagttcagcacatgctgggtcaccgagctccctgcggtgctctagagcctgaggacaactcccaACCGGggcaccggctacacacctttcttcatggtctacggttctgaggccatcctctcaacggaccttgactacggagcaccaagaatcagagcatacgacaagcagggagctgaggcatccc encodes:
- the LOC136469885 gene encoding uncharacterized protein, yielding MAIPNYTYLKLKMPGPRGVITIGTSFQRAYKCEVKCYGHATAIVASRELTALKVEVDEGAPDAKKSTRSFESAEGSKEVLIDPSSSKGKMVRIGTTLSAK